TAGTCAAGCAACCTTGGAAAAAGATAGTTCCTTATTTACAGTTATACTATAGAGATAGAGTAATGAAAACAGCAAAGCATTGACACCAAAGAAACGTGTGGATTAATTGAATAGAAAACCAAGACATAAGAATCCACAGCTGCAGGCACTGTATTTTTGACAAAATATCGAAAACATGGTATCTTCAGTACATGGTATTTTGGACATTATATTGCTATGTGTGGAAGAATGAATTTCGATCTTAAtccttcatcacacacacacacacacacacacacacacacacacacacatacacacacatacatatacacacacacacacacacacacaaagacacacgcaaacacacattcacaccaatTCTAAATGTATCAAGACTCTCAAAAGAAGTTTCCTCAACACAAAACTCTGAAAACTCTGACACAGTTGAGGAAAATACAGGAAGTGCACTTTGAGAGGTAATCACAGGTAAGGACATCTAAATGCTACTCATCTCACTCAGAAAACAAGGCAAATACTCAACAAGTGGGACTCCCTGAAATTAAAAAAGATTTCTATCAACCAAAGAAAATCATTAATCATGTGAAGATTTAGCtaataaaatggaagaaagctTTGCCTGTTATATGCTTCCAGACAATGTGTATCTAGTATCTAACAAgaattaaagataataaaatattcaacataaagaaagaaatggatgaaaacCTGTGGTATGGAACTAAAAAGTATACCATAAAAGAAAGGGAATGCCTCATATGAATTTTGAAAGTGTTCATCAACATTAGCtatcaaagaaatacaaataaaaactcaaaactaCTCAGGAGTCCATCTTATCTATGTCAGTATGGCCactattttctaaaagaaaaaatgccagagttgtaacataaagaaaatgtgtctcagaaacaacaagaaagacaaaaaaggaaaaaaaaacacaaataaatgttggAAGTGCATGttgaaaatgtttgaaaagagaagataatttaaatataaagggATGTGAAAGGAGTAGATGCAAGTAATGGACAACACTGTTGAATGAGAATATaggtaatgtttttctttttctaaatttctcATGGATTTGGGGGTTTTGTGGCCCAAAATTGGGTGGAATATAAGCAATATTGAAAGTATAATGTTTAATATGAATTTTCCCAGCTTCCCTTTTGCATACCAATTCAAACTGTATATAAATTCATTAAattgtatagactttgggtctcAATAATTTTGGTGAAtctggtttttatttatgtgcaagttgctttataataaaatttagtttttaattttttttaattttcagaaaaattgtggggaaagaaaaacactgttggTACTGAAAACTGCACAGTCATTATTTAAATCACTGTGAGAAGCATTAAAAAAGCTGAAAACAGACATTCCATATTACCCAGCTATCAAATCGTAGGTATATACTCAAACTATGTCAGTATATACTACTATAGacttatatatatacaaatacataggTAGTTGAACATTTGTGCTAATTGCggctctattcacaacagctacAGAACAGTTttagcctagatgcccatcaactgaaaatAGATGAGATTGTGATATGTACACACAATACAATTTCATTcagttttaaagatgaaattacAAAATTCACAGTAAAATAGTTGGAACTTGAAAATATACTTAATGAGTTAACACAAGCACAGATAGACAAGCACTGCATCTTTTGTCTCATATTTGGATTCTAGACAAATTTTTAGCATGTTTACCTTGATGTGTAtataaaggagaggaagggataaaagaaacattagaagAGTAGCAAGAAAAAAGAGACCTTAAGGAGAGAGAAGCACCAGGGCACATATGGTATCAATATGAAGGAAGGGAGTAAGAGACTGATTGTGTTTATGCAAAGATGGGGTGGGTAAATTGGGGATAGAATTAACCAAAACCCAGAATATAGGAAAATGCCATTAGTTTgtaagctcatttaaaaatttattaaagagTTTAAATCAAGGAAGCTTTTATGAGCAGATACTTATGTTCCCAAAAATTATTGGTTATAAAATGAAAGCTGTATTGCTATTATTGGGATACCCTAGGAATTGTTGACTAAAATGGGCTTGGGGATCCAAATAATGTAGGCAATTGTCACTATTGTCAATTGTCCTCAAAACTGGTTGGTAAGacctatttcttatttctttcttttttttttcttttttggctttggagacagggtttctctgtgtaattttggtgcctgtcctggatcttgctctatagaccagcctggccttgaactcacagagacccacctggctctgcctcatgagtgctgggattaaagatgtgcaccaccactgtccagctaagATCCTATTCCTAAAGCTAATCTCATAGTCTTGTCAGACAACATAAGGGAAGAAAACTGGGAATGAGCTGAAATATGCCTTTCTGCTGAATAGCCCTCATTGTAACAAAAGGTTTATGTAGGATTCTAGTGGGAGATTCTTGTCAATAATATTATTCAACTATGGACACTGATATTTATAGTTCAACCATCCATACAACATACACCCACTGGTGCAATAACTGCAATTGTGGTATCAGAGTAACCAATCATTTTCTGATTGATAAGACTTCACATCTGATAGAGTCATCATGTTCAAATATTCATGATGAGAAGGAAATAGGTCCTAGTGTTGTTGCTATCACTGTTGCTCTGTTAACCACAAGGTATAACATCTTCCTTAGTACTAGAAAGACTAGATACTCCAAATATTGCCAGGATGGTTAGTCATAGGTCAAGCTGTAGCTGTGCCATTATGCAGTGGCTTGTGAGAACAGGAAGACTTCACAATTAGGTTTGTGATAGTAATGATCCTTGGGTCAACAGGTTGGTAGAGTGTAGAGGAATAAGATGGAGCCAagagaaaattatagaatataCTAAAGGCTTGAGTTGTAACCAAGTTAGATAACATAAATGACTTGGGGGTTGAATCCTATGATTAAATAAACAGAATATTGAAGTGAGTGCTTATAGTCTTAGAACGCATGAAGTACAGCGAGGAGGAGCAGATCTTCCAGGTAATCCCTATCTGCATAGAGAATTCATGGCCAGCCTAATCTGTATCTCGTCTTGTCTTTATAAATGTAACTGAGCCTCCCTCAACCCCTATATTTAACAGGACACTCACCATTTCCTTTGAGGAACCATTCAATGTAAGTTCCTAGTGACTCTGGATTATCAATAAGGTTTGTGTTACGCAGGAAAAAATATCCAGACACAAGAATATATCTGGGATTTCTGATGACATAGATCACCTTAAATGAAAAAACATGTAAATGAAGGTCAATATAGTCATAAACCAATTTGATCTGGCTTAGTTTATATGAAAAGTCAATCAAATATCAATGAGGTTTCCAAAAgtatttattattcttatttgaaCAAAATATGAACACAAGTGCAAAATGTCTATATTTATCAAaatcttcttttatattttatttgatttacaaAAATGTAACAGCAAAATGGCTGAGTTCAGTAATACTTTAataaaaccaacagcaacaataaaaagacaagattGATTCAATACTTGTAAAGATCAATATTTTACAGGGTGAAAGCCTGCCTATCCATCCACTctgaaagaatattttatatatacagaaCAATGCATACTAAGCtaaatttatcttaaaaatgacaaactaattgttttctgtaactgtaactataaagaaaactctcaaagaatCATTATGCAGACTTTAATGCTAATATTTTCATTGCAAAATGGTGAACACAAAGAGCCATGAGCACCTAAAAAATGCTGAGatggaaaaaaatgggaaaagcatAGCAATTGGTTATGCAATACCAATTTCTTAGGCCTGAAAACataatacaagtaacattgtacataTTGAACAGATTGTACCAAGATACTTAGGACTATGTAGATACATATACAGATgtaacaacaaataatgaaaaaacacaaattcgaaagacagaaaagaggggTATGATGGTAAGCTAGGagataggaagaggaagggggaataatgtaattataatgtaatctcaaaaacagaagaaataatttcaaaaaattaatgaaatgaaattaatattttgtCCCAATATTTGTGACAATATATAATTCATCTTTTAGGCCTTAATTTCTCCAGATACAAGTTTTCTAAATCTACATAAGACACATAAATATAGCTTTATAATCACAACTTCATTGTGATAGATTCAAGAGAGATTATTTTCTGCATTTGTCTTTGTATTTTAAGCATAAATACTTGTAGGTTCTTGGGTATGGGTACTTCTACAAAACCTTCTTATTAACAATAAGCAACAATGTATCAGAACCTGGTTATTTCTGATTCCTTTAGGAGATCCCCTATCAGTGATGTTGGTGATTTTTGTGGCTACTGGTCTTAATGGACAGCAAGACACAATGGATACAGATAAGCCATGGTTGTTGAACAATCTCCCAGATTACAGCATTTGTGCCTGTATAGGCTGCTTCCCCTATGAGCAACTCTGCTTGGGTGATTCACCCATTAGGTTTCAGCTATATGTAGAATCAATTTTAGCTAAATGACTTTGATGACAACAAAACAGTAATATCCACTGTACACTAGAGTTTGAGCTCTACTTGTCTTGCATGTGTAGTCCTTGAATGCCCTACTGTGATAacacaggttttttgttttttgcattttatCTGCCCAGGATCACTGAGAGATGGTTGATATCCTGGTACTCTGATACAGTCTGAGGAGGGGACAGATTAGCATCACCTAGTGCATGAGAATCCAAACTTCCCTCTCCAGATCTACACAGAATGCATTTCAGGCAGAGGTCCAGGGCCCAATGCAGTAGAGTAAGTTCAATGAGCATTTGACCAAAGATTTCTCAACCACTGGACACTGACCTTGGCCTTGGATCTGAAGAAAGACTTGGGGAAAAGAtggaaagggaggtgggaggacatGAGGCGTGGTCCTTCCTTATTGATCAATATTGGAAATCCCCTTTTAGTCTCTATCCAGGGTGAGCGATCCCAGATAGGCACAGATTGGATCCATTTGGGATTTCCCTTGGTCTGAATTAAGCAGATAGTCTCAATCAGCCAGTTAGTTcctgaacaagaaagaaaagttattGTCACTCATTTCAAGAGAACTTCTGAAAAGCCTTAAATAGAATATACAAGCATAAAATTTACAATGTAGCTGTTTCCAAGCACAAAAGCATGTGGTATTTGCAATATCCACATCGTGTAAGTACAAAATATATTCTTCCAGAAGATTAAAAATGCTTCACCTAACAAATCTGAGAATCTTTATTCAGTAAACCCCACCTGCCTATTGAACATTTCCTCCAGTCAAGAACCATTCTGTTTCAGTGAATTCAACTATTCCAGATATTTGTCAGGGATGCAGTCATGGTATCTGTCCTTGAGACtggaacattttatttaatacagTGTCATTAAGATGCATTCCATCCTGCACTGTATGTATTAGTACTGCTTCTCTTTAGCTTAAATAAATTCCATGGTCAATTTACCATACACAAATGTATTTGTGATTATATGCTCATTTGTCAGTGTTTCCCTAGCATTATTCTTCTGAGCTATTATCTGAATCGTTTTCATGCAGTCCACTGTCAGATTTTCCATGTTATTGCCCTTTGATGTTAGCAACCTAATACTTAACCAATATTTACTGCTTCTGCCACCTACCACACTCCTCCCCCAAATGAACATGATGTCTTTCTTGCTTCCTTGAGTTTTGAAACTCTTTCCTCTACTTGAAGAAGGTCCATGGTAATTCTTCTACCTGACTGTCCTCTCCTCCACATATTCTTACATTCATAACTTTTTCCTTGATGctcttttatctgtttatttgcaTCATTATCTCTTCCACCCAGAGAGAAACAAATACCACAATATGCTTTAGGAAACACTGTCATTGCCCCAAGGATCAGCTCAGGCACTGCTAGTGCCTGAGCTGCTCCACTGACTACATTGCTTAGGTTAGAATTCTTCCTCTGAGTGAAAATGCTCTCAGATACAGCTCTCCAAGCCCACAAACCATCGAACACATGAGATATATAAATCATTCCATTCACCACCTAAATGATGGATGATTAAAGCCCAAAACCTCCACAGACAGTTCAGGATCATCCTAAATGATGTTCCTTACCTGATTTAGGATAACTCACTATGACTGAGTCTTCATCTCTGATCACAAACTTATTAAGGCTTTcttcaataatttcttttttatacaatatatcagAGAAAGGTATTCCCTCAAACCAAAAGTAGGCTGACATCCCAAAAACTTTTTCTTTGGTGCTATGAGAATTCTGGCATTGATCCCCTTTTCAGCTTAAAGCAAATGCTGAGAGGTAAAATTTAtagtgcaggaaaaaaaatcattaacatCCCAAAGATTGTACAGAAATGTTCTGCTGATAGGAAGAAATACCATTTGCAGAAACCAGTCAAAGGTTGCTGTATTAAGCAACTGTGAACTTATTCAGAGATTGGTCTAGAAAATTGTGAGCCTGAAGTCATGACCCCAAACCAGAAACTCAATAACAAGTACTTAGAGATTGAAATAAGGcttagttaaaatattttctaatacaaTTAAGCAttcccaatggtttcaaatgtgcaAAAAATTTACAAAGGGCATAAAAAATGTTGCCCTGAAAAAAGTTGTCATGTACTACACCTCAGCCTCATTTTCCCCTCCAttgccttcctctctttcccataTTCATGATCCCTTCTTTCATTTTCACTGCTATGTTGATATGATCACACATTTACATACCATACAGAGTCCATTTAATTCTCTTTGTATGTGAATATATCCTTAGATGAGCACTAGGAACTGAATAACCAATATGGGATTTCCCCTCCTGAGGCAGTTGATAATACCTTCATTGacctgttttgttgtgtttgttttttcctctatgGATAAGACAATGTAAaattttccctatcattatttggGTAAAAACTGTGCCATTATGGTGGttcatttgtataaatatactgGTGAGTGTTCAAAGGTGTTTGCTCTGTCATGTCTGTAGGATATATCCTATCAACAGATATCCTCAGGCTCTGTGTTTTTCACAAACCTTAGGTAGAACAGATTCATTGTATAAAAGTTTtgaaactctgtgagtttggtCCTGGTTTTGGGCACCAAAATGGAAGTAACTTTTGCAACTCTGTGGTTTTGGTCTTAGGTTTTGGCACCAAATTATAAATTTTGCAACTCTGGGTGAAAGGTATCTTAACTATTTGGAGAGTCAGGTGACAACTAGGACAGCCCTGACAGCAGGAGCTGCATTGTGAAAGCTCAGCTCTAGAGGGTGAGGTATCTGGGACACCTCAAGCTGACAGGATAGCTCAGCCCTGGAGGTATCCCAAATACCTTGACTGGCTTAGGACAGATCATCCCTGGAGGGGAAGGTCTCCCAGATAtcttgagctgctaggacagctctgatggctggatctgcaatgagacagctcagccctggaagggaaggtattctgactgctcaggagagtcaggcctggagcttCTAGGACAGCTCAGCATGAAAGGGTGAATTATGATATCCACACctaaaactcttttgagaaagaaatttatatGGGAGGGAgtagtccaggagagtggctgcctctaccaggtTTAGAGAATAGCCCCCAATTGAACATGCAGGGTGCATTATATAGAATatcttgggggtggagtcaaccaaATATTGGTTAGTTTTTTCCTCTGCTCATAGATTGGTTAGTTCTGTGGGTTAGGGGCAGAgttggccttgatctcagagccaaactgtgtttcttttactggcctttcttggctttttgacactaattGCAAGGCTAGGGCATATTTCTTtgactgactctgattctagggaccaagagtgtttctttcgtattggtttcagagtcagggcttgCTTGTTAGGTTCTGGGTCTGgggataatttttctttctctggctcagttCCCAGATCAAGACTGTGCTTCTTTCCCtgattctgggctccagggtcaggttGTGTTACTTTAACCAGCCCCCTTTCCCTATATTCATTGCAGATGTGTCAACTGGAGTTGGGTACTTTACAGTGAATTATTTGTGGAACTTTGTGAAAGTCTCCAtatattgcaaaaagaagcttctttgatgaggggtgagaactatatttacctgtgtgtgtaaatataggTATTTAGAAAACAGCTAGAAAGTATGCTGGTTAGTTAAACTGGCAGTGGCAGGTTCACCTCTTGGATCTATGCCTAACTGCTTGTCTATATATTCTGTACCAGACGTGGCTTACCTTTTGGTGAATGtgctttaagtccaattagacagcccTTGAAACCCCAAGATGAAAGTTCCACTATTTCACCATTGTGAATGTCTTGCTAGTCCAGTTATTGTTGTGGCTCCCAGACAATACATCTGGATAGGTCTAGTGATTGATCCTTTCCCTTTGAAGCTTTTCACTTTTGAAACCACTTTTCAGGAAAGAGGTTCCAGGTCACGTTCAGTTCAATTTCCCCAATTTCTATGTGTGAAGTACATCAAGACTTTAGCAAAAGAGTTGAATTTTCAAATTCTGAGACAATCGAGGGCAACATTAGCTGATACGGTTTTGGAAATCTCATGGATTACCCTGACCAATAACTTAAAAGGAGGTTTCTCTTGCATAGTACTTGAATTGCTTTCTAACTAATTATTATTATCTGATACCaaattttggtggtttgaaaCAAAATGACC
The nucleotide sequence above comes from Peromyscus maniculatus bairdii isolate BWxNUB_F1_BW_parent chromosome 1, HU_Pman_BW_mat_3.1, whole genome shotgun sequence. Encoded proteins:
- the LOC107399882 gene encoding sulfotransferase 2A1-like — translated: MSAYFWFEGIPFSDILYKKEIIEESLNKFVIRDEDSVIVSYPKSGTNWLIETICLIQTKGNPKWIQSVPIWDRSPWIETKRGFPILINKEGPRLMSSHLPFHLFPKSFFRSKAKVIYVIRNPRYILVSGYFFLRNTNLIDNPESLGTYIEWFLKGNVPYGSWFEHTRDWLSMRKNDNFLLLSYEEMKKNTRGTIEKICDFLGKKLEPDELDLVLKYSSFQAMKENKMSNYSLV